A part of Miscanthus floridulus cultivar M001 chromosome 6, ASM1932011v1, whole genome shotgun sequence genomic DNA contains:
- the LOC136456078 gene encoding 3-ketoacyl-CoA synthase 5-like, producing MNRPLHVKFLKTMYGLVVNNFLAVVALAAAAAVAPRTSPEEVLALAREIRPVHCLLALLLAAAVAKLRRMGRPKHVYLVEYGCFRPKPWFRAPFATCLEHAHLMPYLVHEESVSFALRLLERSGLGEETCVPEAYHYMPPDRSLEASRDETELVIFSAVDEVFARTSVKPEEIDVLIVNCSIFTPTPVFADMVVNRYKLRADVQNVNLSGMGCSAGLVSVGLAKNLLQTARPGTHVLIVSTEILSSQYYVGKERAMLLPNCLFRMGAAAMILSNSSERARYRLTRLVRTVTAARDADYRCVFQEEDDKGNTGIRLSKDLATTAGYALKSNIASFGPLVLPASEQLLVALSLLKRKLLSGRAKVRLYRPDFRTAFEHICIHAGGRGVIDEVQHGLGLSDQDVEASRMTLHRFGNTSSSSVLYELAYIEAKGMMKKGDRIWMISFGAGFDCNSVAWECVKPPADADGPWVDSIHRYPVQLPEIVKDTSDDS from the coding sequence ATGAACAGGCCACTGCATGTCAAGTTCCTAAAGACCATGTACGGGCTCGTCGTCAACAACTtcctcgccgtcgtcgccttggctgccgccgccgccgtggccccGAGGACGAGCCCTGAGGAGGTGCTCGCGCTGGCGCGGGAGATCCGGCCTGTCCACTGCCTGCTGGCCCTGCtcctggccgccgccgtcgccaagcTGCGgcgcatgggccggcccaagcacgTGTACCTCGTGGAGTACGGCTGCTTCCGGCCCAAGCCCTGGTTCCGGGCGCCCTTCGCGACGTGCCTGGAGCACGCGCACCTGATGCCGTACCTGGTGCACGAGGAGAGCGTCAGCTTCGCCCTCCGCCTGCTGGAACGCTCCGGGCTCGGCGAGGAGACGTGCGTCCCGGAGGCGTACCACTACATGCCGCCAGACCGCAGCCTCGAGGCCTCCCGCGACGAGACGGAGCTGGTCATCTTCTCCGCCGTGGACGAGGTGTTCGCCAGGACGAGCGTCAAGCCCGAGGAGATCGACGTGCTCATCGTTAACTGCAGCATCTTCACGCCCACGCCGGTGTTCGCCGACATGGTCGTCAACAGGTACAAGCTGCGTGCCGACGTGCAGAACGTCAACCTGTCCGGGATGGGGTGCAGCGCGGGGCTGGTCTCCGTCGGCCTCGCCAAGAACCTCCTGCAGACGGCACGGCCGGGCACGCACGTCCTCATCGTCTCCACGGAGATCCTCTCGTCGCAGTACTACGTGGGCAAGGAACGCGCGATGCTGCTCCCCAACTGCCTCTTCCGCATGGGCGCCGCGGCCATGATCCTGTCCAACTCCTCGGAGCGCGCGCGGTACAGGCTCACCCGCCTGGTGCGCACCGTGACGGCGGCCCGGGACGCCGACTACCGGTGCGTGTTCCAGGAGGAGGACGACAAGGGCAACACCGGGATCCGTCTCTCCAAGGACCTCGCCACCACCGCCGGCTACGCGCTCAAGAGCAACATCGCCTCCTTCGGACCCCTCGTCCTGCCGGCCTCGGAGCAGCTCCTCGTCGCGCTGTCCTTGCTCAAGCGGAAGCTCCTCAGCGGGCGCGCCAAGGTGAGGCTCTACCGACCCGACTTCCGCACGGCGTTCGAGCATATCTGCATCCATGCAGGCGGCCGCGGGGTGATCGACGAGGTTCAGCATGGCCTCGGCCTCTCCGACCAGGACGTGGAGGCGTCGCGGATGACGCTGCACCGGTTCGGGAACACATCCAGCAGCTCCGTGCTGTACGAACTGGCGTACATCGAGGCCAAGGGGATGATGAAAAAGGGCGACCGGATTTGGATGATCTCCTTCGGCGCCGGCTTCGACTGCAACAGTGTTGCGTGGGAGTGCGTCAAGCCGCCGGCCGACGCCGACGGGCCGTGGGTCGACTCCATCCACCGCTACCCGGTGCAGCTCCCAGAAATCGTCAAGGACACATCTGATGACTCCTAG